From a region of the Kwoniella mangroviensis CBS 8507 chromosome 1 map unlocalized Ctg01, whole genome shotgun sequence genome:
- a CDS encoding mitochondrial 54S ribosomal protein uL29m translates to MSRLPRLTRFVRYLHTEGRQIDHQGPTVTPPTHGHIPSSVSTIEPPIPTPEVVDTSPFVESARPTHTSKGKIIPRRPARSIPVALPNGDPEPSSYPPPKEYYDNIDSNKRGKHPLWQFFHLPTPAKARIPPLQNKSPSDMGSLEILIRDDANLHSGRSWTAAELRQKSFQDLHTLWYVLLKERNVLATQREERRRLGIGHRVDGELLTKRAFRCRKTMARIKYVLNERRLGLIAAAGPRFNVDPIHVPWSASPTTDPAGATLAIRGESPIPRHILQSKSRSKDQASPASEESFVEDEEVAKEEVESRDEGFGGAEEAKQFDEQIKVDESGKVEKKE, encoded by the exons ATGTCACGCCTACCCCGACTTACCCGATTCGTACGATACTTGCATACCGAAGGACGGCAGATCGACCACCAAGGACCTACCGTCACTCCTCCAACTCACGGACACATTCCTTCTTCAGTATCAACCATCGAACCTCCCATCCCAACGCCAGAAGTGGTTGATACCAGTCCGTTTGTCGAATCCGCTCGACCAACACATACCTCCAAGGGTAAAATCATACCGAGAAGGCCAGCTAGATCTATTCCAGTCGCATTGCCAAATGGCGATCCCGAACCTTCGAGTTATCCACCTCCAAAAGAATATTATGATAATATAGATTCCAACAAGAGGGGCAAACACCCCTTATGGCAGTTCTTCCATTTACCTACCCCTGCGAAAGCCAGAATCCCACCCTTACAGAATAAATCTCCATCTGATATGGGTAGTTTGGAAATTCTTATCAGGGATGATGCGAATTTACATAGTG GTCGATCATGGACAGCAGCTGAACTCCGACAAAAGTCGTTCCAGGACTTGCATACGTTATGGTACGTCTtattgaaggagagaaaCGTATTGGCTACtcagagggaagagaggagaaggttgGGCATTGGACACAGAGTGGATGGTGAATTATTGACCAAACGAGCGTTCAGA TGCCGAAAGACAATGGCAAGGATCAAATACGTCCTTAATGAACGTCGATTAGGTTTAATCGCAGCTGCCGGACCTCGATTCAACGTAGACCCCATCCACGTTCCATGGTCTGCATCACCCACGACCGATCCAGCAGGTGCGACTTTGGCTATCAGAGGTGAATCGCCTATCCCTCGCCATATCTTGCAATCCAAATCTAGATCTAAAGATCAAGCTTCACCTGCGTCAGAAGAGAGCTttgtagaagatgaggaagttgcgaaggaagaggtggaaagtAGGGATGAAGGTTTTGGAGGTGCGGAGGAAGCGAAGCAGTTTGATGAACAGAtcaaagtggatgaaagtggaaaagtggagaagaaagagtag